A genome region from Gammaproteobacteria bacterium includes the following:
- the rluD gene encoding 23S rRNA pseudouridine(1911/1915/1917) synthase RluD — MTKAKLRVAHIPGDYAGRRLDQALAALFPDITRSQLQQWIEEGRVALDDRVPRKRDKVAGGERVEIRLPPPKDATPAAEAIPLELVYEDDSLLVINKPAGLVVHPGAGNAAGTLLNALLHHAPALADLPRAGIVHRLDKETSGLLVVAKTERVRQRLIRQLEARDVGREYIAIVSGVLISGGTVDAPIGRHLRDRTRMAVTDRGKEAISHYRVLKKYRAHTLVQVNLQSGRTHQIRVHMAHVGYPVVGDPVYGGRLRLPTGASAALTELLRGFKRQALHAAKLSLTHPESDEPLCWIASVPSDMSVLMEALSQDAAEHAG; from the coding sequence ATGACGAAAGCAAAGCTGCGGGTCGCTCATATCCCGGGCGATTACGCCGGCCGCCGGCTGGACCAGGCGCTGGCCGCGCTATTTCCCGATATCACGCGTTCGCAACTCCAGCAATGGATCGAGGAGGGCCGCGTGGCGCTCGACGATCGCGTGCCGCGCAAACGCGACAAAGTCGCGGGCGGCGAACGCGTTGAAATCAGGTTGCCGCCGCCGAAGGATGCCACTCCGGCGGCGGAAGCGATTCCGCTCGAGCTAGTGTACGAGGACGACAGCCTGCTGGTCATCAACAAGCCCGCCGGTCTGGTGGTGCATCCCGGTGCCGGCAATGCCGCCGGCACGTTGCTCAATGCGTTGTTGCATCACGCACCGGCGTTGGCGGATTTACCGCGTGCCGGCATCGTCCATCGCCTCGACAAAGAAACCTCCGGCTTGCTGGTCGTGGCGAAGACCGAGCGCGTGCGCCAACGCCTGATCCGGCAATTGGAAGCGCGCGACGTCGGTCGCGAATACATTGCTATCGTCAGTGGCGTACTTATCTCCGGTGGCACGGTCGATGCGCCGATCGGTCGACACCTACGCGACCGCACGCGCATGGCGGTAACCGATCGCGGCAAAGAAGCGATTAGTCATTATCGGGTGCTCAAAAAATATCGCGCGCATACCCTGGTGCAGGTCAATCTTCAATCCGGCCGCACCCATCAAATTCGCGTGCACATGGCGCACGTCGGTTACCCGGTGGTCGGCGATCCGGTTTACGGCGGGCGGTTGCGCCTGCCGACTGGCGCTAGCGCGGCATTGACCGAGTTGTTGCGTGGTTTCAAGCGCCAAGCGCTGCACGCGGCCAAGCTGTCGTTGACGCATCCGGAGTCGGACGAGCCGTTGTGCTGGATCGCCTCGGTACCGTCGGACATGAGCGTACTGATGGAAGCGTTGTCGCAGGATGCGGCGGAGCATGCCGGCTAG
- the nadC gene encoding carboxylating nicotinate-nucleotide diphosphorylase, whose translation MNAPNLPPTDTIAAAVRIALAEDIGNGDLTAALIPATGTTHASVITREDTILCGCAWFDEVFHQVEPQIRITWDANDGDAVGAGQRLCQLQGPARGLLTGERSALNFLQALSGTASAARRYVDAIRGTRTIILDTRKTLPGMRLAQKYAVRCGGAQNHRVGLYDGILIKENHIAAAGSITAAVGAAKASAPAGVFVEVEVENLPELHEALAAGAERILLDNFSRDDIRQAVAETAGRAKLEVSGGVTLADIRGLAETGVDYISIGDITKNLRAIDLSMRIEQRR comes from the coding sequence ATGAACGCACCCAACCTTCCCCCTACTGACACTATCGCTGCCGCCGTCCGCATCGCTTTAGCCGAGGATATCGGCAATGGCGACCTGACAGCGGCATTGATCCCAGCAACCGGAACCACCCACGCGAGCGTCATCACCCGCGAAGACACCATACTCTGCGGTTGTGCTTGGTTCGACGAGGTTTTCCACCAGGTCGAACCGCAGATCCGCATTACCTGGGACGCAAACGACGGCGACGCGGTCGGCGCCGGCCAACGGTTGTGTCAATTACAGGGTCCGGCGCGCGGCTTACTGACCGGCGAGCGCAGCGCCCTCAATTTCCTACAGGCGCTATCCGGCACTGCCAGCGCGGCACGGCGCTACGTCGATGCGATCCGCGGCACGCGTACCATTATCCTTGATACCCGCAAAACCTTGCCGGGCATGCGGCTGGCGCAAAAATACGCGGTCCGCTGCGGCGGCGCGCAAAATCACCGGGTCGGGCTATACGACGGCATTCTTATTAAAGAGAACCACATCGCCGCCGCCGGCTCGATTACCGCCGCCGTCGGCGCCGCTAAGGCAAGCGCGCCGGCGGGCGTCTTCGTCGAAGTCGAGGTGGAGAATCTGCCGGAATTGCACGAGGCCCTGGCCGCCGGTGCTGAGCGTATCTTGCTCGACAATTTTTCGCGCGACGATATCCGCCAAGCGGTTGCCGAGACGGCGGGCCGGGCAAAACTCGAAGTATCGGGCGGCGTGACGCTGGCCGATATCCGCGGTTTAGCCGAAACCGGCGTGGATTACATCTCGATCGGCGATATCACCAAAAACTTGCGCGCGATCGATTTATCGATGCGCATCGAGCAGCGCCGTTAA
- a CDS encoding P-II family nitrogen regulator, with the protein MKKIEAVIKPFKLDDVREALSEAGVTGLTVTEVKGFGRQKGHTELYRGAEYVVDFLPKVKIEVVVSDSQVDRCIEAIVAGARTGKIGDGKIFVTPVEQVVRIRTGERGEEAI; encoded by the coding sequence ATGAAGAAGATCGAAGCAGTCATCAAACCGTTCAAGCTCGACGACGTGCGCGAGGCGCTGTCCGAAGCCGGTGTTACCGGCCTTACCGTCACCGAAGTAAAAGGCTTCGGCCGGCAGAAGGGCCATACCGAGCTTTATCGCGGTGCCGAGTACGTGGTCGATTTTTTGCCGAAGGTGAAGATCGAAGTGGTCGTGAGCGACAGTCAGGTGGATCGTTGCATCGAAGCGATCGTCGCGGGTGCGCGCACCGGCAAGATCGGTGACGGTAAGATTTTCGTTACGCCGGTGGAGCAGGTGGTACGTATCCGCACCGGCGAGCGCGGCGAGGAAGCGATCTAA
- the pgeF gene encoding peptidoglycan editing factor PgeF, translating into MTDRQLQFLNNEWPAPKGVHALTTTRIGGASIGPYQSFNLGSHVGDRPNALRKNRALLRKVLQLPAPPVWLKQVHGVAVIDAAVAHVGTTADGAYTRRKGIVCAVLTADCLPIFLCNRAATEVAVLHAGWRGLAAGVVEAGIKKMQSPPAELFAWLGPAIGPNAFEVGDDVRTAFIQHDAAAARAFVPGVPGRWLADLYMLAGRRLRAAGVNSVQGGQYCTVTQTDLFFSFRRDGATGRMASLIWLE; encoded by the coding sequence ATGACTGATCGCCAACTTCAATTCCTCAATAACGAATGGCCGGCGCCGAAGGGTGTGCACGCGCTGACGACGACTCGCATCGGCGGCGCGAGCATCGGACCGTATCAGTCGTTTAATCTCGGCAGCCACGTCGGCGATCGTCCCAATGCCTTACGCAAAAATCGCGCGCTACTGCGCAAAGTGTTGCAGCTGCCCGCGCCGCCGGTATGGCTGAAACAAGTGCACGGCGTCGCGGTGATCGATGCCGCCGTGGCACATGTCGGTACGACGGCGGACGGTGCTTATACCCGGCGTAAGGGCATCGTCTGCGCAGTTCTCACCGCCGATTGTTTGCCGATCTTCCTGTGCAACCGCGCGGCGACCGAGGTCGCGGTGTTGCATGCCGGTTGGCGCGGTTTAGCCGCTGGCGTGGTTGAGGCCGGCATCAAAAAGATGCAATCGCCGCCCGCTGAGTTGTTCGCCTGGCTCGGTCCCGCCATCGGTCCGAACGCGTTCGAGGTCGGCGATGACGTGCGTACGGCATTCATCCAGCATGATGCCGCCGCGGCGCGTGCGTTTGTGCCGGGCGTCCCCGGCCGTTGGCTGGCGGATCTTTACATGCTCGCCGGCCGCCGGCTGCGTGCCGCCGGCGTCAATTCGGTGCAGGGCGGTCAATATTGCACGGTGACGCAAACCGATCTGTTCTTTTCGTTTCGCCGCGACGGTGCGACTGGGCGTATGGCGTCGCTCATTTGGCTCGAATAA
- a CDS encoding 1-acyl-sn-glycerol-3-phosphate acyltransferase: MNGAWLAGIFFVALGVWLLRRFIAICEVANQAEWGSAWLNWLDGLNRLFCCRFHGLPTEILPIPERGPVLIASNHVSGLDPLLLIAASRRPLRFIIAQEQYDRWYLRWLFRAVGCIPITREHDPRRALYLARQALARGEVVALFPQGQIRPDHQPPKPLKRGIVLLSKMSGAPVVPVRINGVRGQGFTVRAVFMRSRARIEKRPLLRCRDHTAESCLEQLSEALHTKQVAS, encoded by the coding sequence ATGAATGGCGCTTGGTTAGCCGGCATCTTTTTCGTTGCGCTCGGTGTTTGGCTGCTGCGCCGATTCATCGCCATTTGCGAAGTCGCCAATCAGGCAGAGTGGGGCAGCGCCTGGTTGAATTGGCTCGACGGTTTGAACCGACTTTTTTGCTGCAGGTTTCATGGCTTGCCGACCGAAATATTGCCGATCCCAGAGCGCGGTCCGGTGCTGATCGCCAGCAATCACGTCTCCGGTCTCGATCCGTTGTTGCTGATCGCCGCCAGCCGCCGGCCATTGCGCTTTATCATTGCCCAGGAGCAGTACGATCGCTGGTATTTGCGCTGGCTGTTTCGCGCCGTCGGTTGCATACCGATTACGCGCGAGCACGATCCGCGTCGTGCACTTTACTTGGCGCGGCAAGCGCTGGCGCGCGGTGAAGTGGTGGCGCTGTTTCCGCAGGGACAGATTCGCCCCGACCATCAGCCGCCAAAACCGCTCAAGCGCGGTATCGTGCTGCTGTCGAAGATGAGTGGTGCGCCGGTAGTGCCGGTGCGGATCAATGGCGTGCGCGGTCAGGGTTTTACCGTGCGCGCGGTGTTCATGCGCAGCCGCGCACGCATCGAGAAACGGCCGTTACTACGTTGCCGCGATCACACTGCTGAGTCGTGCCTCGAACAATTGAGCGAAGCGTTACATACAAAACAGGTAGCGAGCTAA
- a CDS encoding MFS transporter — protein MTRSATSNPASRREIFAWAMYDFANSGYTTVVLTAIFNAYFVGVVAGGAVDRSARATLLWTVAMAITNFLVLISAPVLGAIADHGAHKKRFLALTTIGCVLFTAALGFVGDGDVVLGMALVIVASIMFASGENFIAAFLPEIAAEQNMARISGYGWSLGYIGGLLVLGMCLMYLQSAGARGQPAAASVPVTMWITAAMFALASLPTFLWLRERAVPQPLAPGESYVSIGFKRVGHTLRHVRHYRDLFRFLLVLAIYYCGINTVVVLAAVYAQEVMGFSMSESIVLILVVNVTAAVGAFAFGMFQDRLGSVRTLAIALLLWAVALVLAYFTDGRAGFWVVANLVGVALGSSQSAGRALVGKFSPPERAAEFFGLWGLAGKLAAVVGPLTYGFITYLSNGNHRLALLATSIFFIVGLALLFSVDERRGRAAALAAS, from the coding sequence GTGACTCGCTCAGCGACCTCGAATCCCGCCAGCCGTCGCGAGATCTTCGCCTGGGCGATGTACGATTTCGCCAATTCCGGTTACACCACCGTCGTCTTGACCGCTATCTTCAATGCCTATTTCGTCGGTGTGGTTGCCGGCGGTGCCGTCGACCGCTCCGCCAGGGCGACGCTGTTGTGGACCGTGGCAATGGCGATTACCAATTTTCTCGTGCTGATCAGCGCGCCGGTGCTCGGTGCCATCGCCGATCACGGCGCCCACAAGAAGCGCTTTCTGGCATTGACCACGATCGGCTGTGTGCTGTTTACCGCCGCGCTCGGATTCGTCGGCGACGGCGATGTGGTTCTCGGCATGGCGTTGGTCATCGTTGCCAGCATCATGTTCGCTAGCGGCGAAAATTTTATCGCGGCGTTCTTGCCCGAGATCGCCGCCGAACAAAATATGGCTCGCATCTCCGGCTACGGTTGGTCGCTCGGTTACATCGGCGGCTTGCTGGTGTTGGGAATGTGCTTGATGTATCTGCAGTCGGCCGGCGCCCGCGGCCAGCCGGCGGCGGCATCGGTGCCGGTGACGATGTGGATCACCGCGGCGATGTTCGCGTTGGCGTCGTTGCCGACATTCCTCTGGCTGCGCGAACGCGCCGTACCGCAGCCGTTAGCGCCGGGCGAAAGTTACGTCAGCATCGGCTTCAAACGCGTCGGCCATACACTGCGGCATGTGCGCCACTACCGCGATCTGTTTCGTTTTTTGCTGGTGCTCGCGATTTATTATTGCGGCATTAATACCGTCGTCGTTTTAGCGGCGGTCTATGCGCAAGAGGTGATGGGTTTCAGCATGAGCGAGAGCATCGTGCTCATCTTGGTGGTAAACGTCACCGCCGCGGTCGGTGCCTTCGCCTTTGGCATGTTCCAAGATCGGCTCGGATCGGTGCGGACGTTGGCAATCGCCTTGCTGTTATGGGCGGTGGCGCTGGTGCTGGCCTACTTCACCGACGGCCGCGCCGGTTTTTGGGTCGTGGCTAATCTGGTCGGCGTTGCGCTCGGTTCCAGTCAGTCGGCCGGCCGAGCGCTGGTCGGAAAATTTTCGCCGCCGGAACGCGCGGCCGAGTTTTTCGGTTTGTGGGGTTTAGCCGGTAAGCTCGCTGCGGTCGTTGGACCGCTGACATATGGATTTATCACCTATCTCTCGAACGGTAACCATCGATTAGCGTTGTTGGCCACGTCGATTTTTTTTATCGTCGGTCTAGCGTTGCTCTTTAGTGTCGACGAACGCCGCGGTCGCGCCGCCGCATTGGCGGCCTCATGA
- a CDS encoding potassium/proton antiporter produces the protein MDLTTQLILLGAVFLLASIVMSAAVSRVGAPLLLVFLVLGMLAGEEGPGGIRFDDVRAAHLVGTIALAIILFDGGLRTRAETFRVGLWPALSLATVGVIVTAVITGFFAAWALNLSLLQGLLIGAIVGSTDAAAVFSLLHVHGMELKQRVGATLEIESGVNDPMAVFLTIALIELLAAGHTTVDVGMLFDFIQEMTVGAAIGVAAGYGLSWLINRLNLVTGLYPLLAVAGGLVTYGLASALHSSGFLAIYLAGLVLGNRRLHAAQNILRVHDGLAWLAQIAMFLVLGLLVTPSALLDHARAALGVALVLMLLARPAAVWLSLLPFRFPKREQIYIAWVGLRGAVPIILALFPLLVGLDNARLYFNIAFFVVLVSLLVQGWTVAPVARWLNLQVPGSRGAVQRVNLEVPGQYDQEFVGYRITADADAAGQSPERLYLPDGARLLTVIRDGRSCAPTGVKELAAGDYVYVMAPGTTVDALDKIFATAAQPQHLEEHHFFGDFVLNGDARLGDVAAMYGFTIDSEIATRTLGDYLRDVFNGRPVVGDRCRLDNVELVVREMQGGLISIVGLRLVPT, from the coding sequence ATGGATCTAACCACCCAGCTGATTTTACTCGGCGCGGTATTCCTGCTCGCGAGCATCGTCATGAGCGCCGCCGTGTCACGCGTCGGCGCGCCGTTGCTGCTGGTGTTTTTAGTGCTCGGCATGTTGGCGGGCGAGGAGGGGCCGGGCGGTATACGCTTCGACGACGTGCGTGCGGCGCACCTGGTCGGCACGATTGCGTTGGCCATCATTCTGTTCGACGGTGGCCTACGCACGCGGGCCGAGACATTTCGCGTCGGCTTGTGGCCGGCGCTGTCGCTGGCGACGGTCGGCGTGATCGTCACCGCCGTCATCACCGGATTTTTTGCCGCATGGGCGCTCAACCTGTCATTGCTGCAGGGTTTGTTGATCGGCGCTATCGTCGGCTCAACCGACGCGGCGGCGGTGTTCTCGCTGCTGCATGTGCATGGTATGGAGCTGAAGCAGCGCGTCGGCGCGACCCTCGAGATCGAGTCGGGCGTCAACGACCCGATGGCGGTATTCCTTACTATTGCCTTGATCGAGCTGTTGGCCGCCGGTCACACGACGGTCGACGTCGGCATGCTGTTCGATTTCATCCAAGAGATGACGGTCGGTGCCGCCATCGGTGTTGCCGCCGGTTACGGCCTCAGCTGGCTGATCAATCGCCTTAATTTGGTAACCGGTTTGTATCCGTTGCTGGCGGTGGCTGGCGGTCTTGTGACCTACGGCCTGGCGTCGGCGTTGCACAGTAGCGGCTTTCTCGCGATCTATCTCGCCGGTTTGGTACTGGGTAATCGCCGGCTGCATGCGGCGCAAAATATTTTGCGCGTGCATGACGGGCTCGCCTGGTTGGCGCAGATCGCTATGTTCCTCGTGCTCGGATTGTTGGTTACGCCGTCGGCGTTGCTCGATCACGCTCGGGCGGCGCTCGGTGTGGCGTTGGTGCTGATGTTGTTGGCGCGGCCGGCAGCGGTCTGGTTGTCGTTGTTACCGTTCCGCTTTCCCAAGCGCGAGCAGATCTATATCGCCTGGGTCGGGTTGCGCGGCGCGGTGCCGATTATTTTGGCGTTGTTCCCGTTGTTGGTCGGGCTCGACAACGCTCGGCTCTATTTCAATATCGCATTCTTCGTCGTGCTCGTGTCGCTGCTGGTACAAGGTTGGACGGTGGCGCCGGTAGCGCGCTGGCTCAATCTGCAAGTGCCGGGCAGCCGCGGCGCCGTGCAGCGCGTTAACTTAGAAGTGCCCGGTCAATACGATCAGGAATTTGTCGGTTATCGGATAACGGCCGACGCCGACGCAGCGGGTCAATCGCCAGAGCGATTGTATTTGCCCGACGGCGCGCGCTTGCTGACGGTGATTCGCGACGGTCGCAGTTGCGCGCCAACGGGAGTTAAGGAGTTGGCCGCCGGTGATTATGTCTACGTCATGGCACCGGGAACCACGGTCGATGCGCTCGATAAGATCTTCGCCACCGCGGCGCAACCGCAGCATCTGGAGGAGCATCACTTCTTCGGCGACTTCGTACTGAACGGCGACGCGCGCCTGGGCGATGTCGCGGCGATGTACGGCTTTACCATCGATTCGGAAATCGCGACCCGGACCTTGGGCGATTATTTGCGCGACGTGTTCAACGGCCGTCCGGTAGTCGGCGATCGTTGTCGCCTGGACAACGTCGAATTGGTGGTGCGCGAGATGCAGGGTGGGCTTATCAGCATTGTCGGTCTACGGTTGGTGCCGACATAG
- a CDS encoding NAD+ synthase — MAGNLRLALAQLNLLVGDVAGNVQRVIEAAQRARDELNAQAIVFPELTLTSYPPEDLLLRPALLERVEQGLAEINRAVGGIDILVGHPQRHDGKLYNAASVLRDGAIRATYFKHSLPNYGVFDEKRYFVAGSAPCVVPIAGVPVGITICEDMWDNGPIEKSVDAGARLIVNINASPYHINKGQQRLDLAARHARTQRVPLVYLNLVGGQDELVFDGDSFVVDAAGRVTRRLPAFTEGLSTVDFETAVDVRPVRGEIAPALTEEESVYSALVLGVRDYVEKNRFAGVVLGLSGGIDSALTLCIAADAIGPQRVEAVMMPSRYTADMSVDDARAQAEALGVTHRVIPIEPMYQAFVDALREPFKGKPVDATEENIQARVRGVLLMAISNKTGKMVLTTGNKSEMAVGYATLYGDMAGGFAAIKDVPKTLVYRVAELRNRRVAVIPRRVFERPPTAELRPDQKDTDSLPPYAVLDPIIERYVERDQSPEDIIAAGFDAATVKRVTAMIDRNEYKRRQAPPGVRITPRAFGRDRRYPITSGGTR; from the coding sequence ATGGCCGGCAATCTGCGCCTCGCGCTCGCTCAGCTCAATTTATTGGTCGGTGATGTCGCTGGTAACGTCCAGCGAGTCATCGAAGCGGCACAACGCGCGCGCGATGAATTGAACGCGCAAGCGATCGTATTTCCCGAGCTTACGTTGACCAGCTATCCGCCGGAAGATTTGTTGCTGCGACCGGCATTGTTGGAGCGCGTCGAGCAGGGCTTGGCGGAGATCAATCGCGCCGTCGGCGGTATCGATATTCTCGTCGGTCATCCGCAACGCCACGACGGCAAGCTCTACAACGCCGCCTCGGTGTTGCGCGACGGCGCCATCCGCGCGACCTATTTCAAACACTCGTTGCCGAACTATGGTGTGTTCGACGAGAAGCGTTATTTCGTTGCCGGCAGCGCGCCTTGCGTCGTGCCGATCGCCGGCGTTCCGGTCGGTATTACGATCTGCGAGGACATGTGGGACAACGGCCCGATCGAGAAATCGGTCGATGCCGGCGCCCGACTCATCGTCAACATCAATGCCTCGCCGTATCACATCAACAAAGGCCAGCAACGCCTCGATCTGGCAGCGCGACATGCGCGTACACAGCGTGTGCCGTTGGTGTATCTCAATCTGGTCGGTGGCCAGGACGAATTGGTGTTCGACGGCGATTCATTCGTCGTCGATGCCGCCGGCCGTGTGACACGGCGCTTGCCGGCGTTTACCGAAGGTTTGTCTACCGTCGATTTCGAAACCGCCGTCGATGTGCGCCCAGTACGTGGCGAGATCGCGCCGGCATTGACGGAAGAGGAGAGCGTTTACAGCGCACTTGTGCTCGGCGTGCGCGACTATGTCGAGAAGAATCGCTTCGCCGGTGTCGTCCTCGGTCTTTCCGGCGGCATCGACTCGGCGTTGACGCTTTGTATCGCCGCCGACGCCATCGGCCCGCAGCGCGTCGAAGCGGTGATGATGCCGTCGCGCTACACCGCCGACATGAGTGTCGACGACGCGCGCGCGCAGGCCGAGGCGCTCGGTGTGACCCATCGCGTCATTCCGATCGAACCGATGTACCAGGCGTTCGTCGACGCGTTGCGCGAGCCGTTCAAGGGCAAGCCGGTGGATGCGACCGAAGAGAATATTCAAGCGCGTGTACGCGGTGTGCTGCTGATGGCGATTTCGAACAAGACCGGCAAAATGGTGCTCACCACCGGCAACAAGAGCGAGATGGCGGTCGGCTATGCCACGCTCTACGGCGACATGGCCGGCGGTTTCGCCGCGATTAAGGACGTGCCGAAGACCTTGGTCTATCGCGTTGCCGAGCTGCGTAATCGGCGGGTGGCGGTAATTCCGCGGCGCGTATTCGAGCGACCGCCGACCGCTGAGCTGCGCCCAGACCAGAAAGACACCGATTCCTTGCCGCCGTATGCAGTGCTCGATCCGATCATCGAGCGTTATGTCGAGCGCGATCAATCGCCCGAGGATATCATCGCTGCCGGTTTCGACGCGGCGACCGTGAAGCGCGTGACGGCGATGATCGACCGTAACGAGTACAAGCGCCGGCAAGCGCCGCCGGGGGTGCGCATCACGCCGCGTGCGTTCGGGCGCGATCGGCGTTACCCGATTACGTCGGGTGGCACGCGCTGA
- a CDS encoding outer membrane protein assembly factor BamD: protein MYRIARILIIAALSLLTACISLDDPTKDWTPERFYQEARERAAAGDWTAAIKNYEQLEARYPYGRYTEQGQLEVAYAHHKDGEPALAIAAADRFIRLHPTHPNVDYAYYLKGLINFRGERNIILALLGDDDDLQDRDIRSVRESYNAFRELLDRFPNSRYAKDAAQRMTYLVQAQANYEIHVARFYFDRGAYVAAVNRCKYTLENFPRTPAIEHALGIQTKAYRQMGLTSLADDTQRILEKNFPQSRYLKEIAELNAKG from the coding sequence ATGTACCGTATCGCTCGAATTCTTATCATCGCCGCGCTCAGCCTGCTGACGGCGTGTATCTCGTTAGACGATCCGACCAAGGATTGGACCCCGGAACGTTTTTACCAAGAAGCGCGCGAGCGCGCTGCCGCCGGCGATTGGACCGCCGCTATCAAAAACTATGAACAGCTCGAAGCGCGTTACCCGTACGGCCGCTACACCGAGCAAGGTCAACTCGAGGTCGCCTACGCCCATCACAAAGACGGTGAACCGGCACTTGCTATCGCCGCCGCCGATCGCTTTATTCGACTGCATCCAACGCACCCGAACGTCGATTACGCCTATTACCTTAAAGGCCTGATCAACTTCCGCGGCGAACGTAATATCATTCTGGCGCTGCTTGGCGACGACGACGACCTGCAGGATCGCGATATTCGCAGCGTACGCGAGTCGTACAACGCCTTCCGCGAGCTGCTCGATCGTTTCCCCAACAGCCGTTATGCCAAAGACGCCGCGCAGCGCATGACCTACTTGGTGCAGGCGCAAGCGAACTACGAAATCCATGTCGCTCGGTTCTACTTCGATCGCGGCGCCTATGTCGCCGCCGTCAACCGCTGCAAGTACACCCTCGAAAACTTTCCGCGGACACCGGCGATCGAGCACGCGCTCGGTATCCAGACCAAGGCCTACCGACAAATGGGGCTGACGTCGCTGGCCGACGATACGCAGCGGATTCTAGAAAAGAATTTTCCGCAGAGTCGTTATTTGAAAGAGATCGCGGAGCTTAACGCGAAGGGATGA
- the benE gene encoding benzoate/H(+) symporter BenE family transporter: MKTLQKDLSLSAVVAGLVAVTISYAGPALILFQAANAASLTAAQLSSWIWAVSIGSGITGVALSLRYRTPVITAWSTPGAALLVVSLPGVSYSDAIGAFIFAAAVIALLGISGLFERLMTRLPQQIAAAMLAGILFRFGIDVFAAIKTQAAMVIAMFGAYVLLRRALPRYAVVGALAVGVVIAAFGDLFAFNGFALTLAQPLWTTPTFSWATLVSIGVPLCLVTMTGQHMPGMAVLRTAGYRTSANPLVSVTSIGALLLAPFGAHGINLAAITAAICTGREAHEDPSKRYVAGVVAGLAYVVIGLFGAALVALFAALPKELIATIAGLALLGAMTAGLSKAMADEAERESAFITFIVTASGVTLLGLGAAFWGLIAGVGARVILHGSIQRRWSARRARRDKSAP, from the coding sequence ATGAAAACTTTGCAGAAAGACTTGTCGCTATCGGCCGTCGTCGCCGGACTGGTAGCGGTGACTATCAGTTACGCCGGTCCGGCGTTGATTCTGTTCCAAGCGGCCAACGCCGCATCGCTTACGGCGGCGCAGCTCAGCTCATGGATTTGGGCGGTCTCGATCGGCAGCGGCATTACCGGTGTCGCCTTGAGTCTGCGTTACCGTACACCGGTGATTACCGCCTGGTCGACGCCCGGTGCGGCGTTGTTAGTCGTGAGCCTGCCAGGCGTCAGCTACAGCGACGCCATCGGTGCTTTCATTTTTGCCGCCGCCGTCATCGCCTTACTCGGCATCTCCGGTCTGTTCGAACGCCTCATGACGCGCCTGCCGCAGCAAATCGCGGCGGCCATGCTCGCCGGCATTTTGTTCCGCTTCGGCATCGACGTGTTCGCCGCCATCAAGACGCAGGCGGCGATGGTGATCGCAATGTTCGGGGCGTACGTGTTGCTGCGGCGGGCGCTACCGCGTTACGCCGTTGTCGGCGCGCTCGCGGTCGGCGTCGTTATCGCCGCATTCGGTGATTTGTTTGCGTTCAATGGATTTGCCTTGACCTTGGCGCAACCGCTGTGGACGACGCCGACATTCTCTTGGGCGACCCTCGTCAGCATCGGTGTGCCGCTTTGTTTGGTAACCATGACCGGTCAGCACATGCCGGGCATGGCGGTGCTGCGCACCGCCGGTTATCGCACCTCGGCCAATCCGCTGGTGAGCGTGACGTCGATCGGGGCGCTGCTGTTAGCGCCGTTCGGCGCACACGGCATTAATCTCGCCGCTATCACCGCTGCCATTTGCACCGGTCGCGAAGCACACGAAGACCCGAGTAAGCGTTATGTCGCCGGCGTCGTCGCCGGGCTGGCGTATGTTGTCATCGGTTTGTTCGGCGCCGCGTTGGTCGCGCTGTTCGCGGCGTTACCGAAAGAATTGATCGCGACCATCGCCGGGCTCGCATTGCTCGGCGCCATGACCGCGGGTCTTAGCAAAGCGATGGCGGATGAAGCCGAGCGCGAGAGCGCCTTCATTACCTTCATTGTCACTGCTTCCGGCGTTACGTTGCTGGGATTGGGTGCGGCGTTTTGGGGCTTAATCGCCGGCGTCGGTGCGCGCGTAATTTTGCACGGCAGTATTCAGCGGCGTTGGTCGGCGCGGCGTGCACGCCGCGATAAATCGGCGCCGTAG